One window of Treponema denticola genomic DNA carries:
- a CDS encoding DUF6895 family protein, whose product MTFLKLAKISYKLGFVYKVSAELLFTFIFKNHNDELDSEISFKLKNIQKKKPIFNSISQKDFGKIILMIFFNKEQNFTKTALDSVNLLSYREQLEFSMYLSLLNNSLSIKLPDDKILENTLIHQKLSVCNFEIMDIYELTHEIMYLTMLGRSKHQILSDNLEYLRAVIHSLLDRMITEKNIDLIAELILVSQLLNIELDGKIKDNSYVLLDAFLEQNINKCGISIILNKQFNKIYHQMLVISLLR is encoded by the coding sequence ATGACTTTTCTAAAATTGGCAAAAATCTCATATAAATTAGGTTTTGTGTATAAAGTCTCAGCCGAATTGCTTTTTACTTTTATTTTTAAAAATCATAATGATGAATTAGACAGCGAAATATCTTTTAAATTAAAAAACATCCAAAAAAAGAAACCGATTTTTAACAGCATTTCACAAAAAGATTTCGGCAAGATCATTTTAATGATTTTTTTTAATAAAGAGCAAAATTTTACAAAAACGGCATTGGATAGTGTAAATTTATTATCGTATAGAGAACAGCTGGAATTTTCTATGTATCTATCTTTATTAAATAATTCTCTTTCAATTAAATTGCCGGATGACAAGATACTGGAAAATACTCTTATACATCAAAAACTTTCAGTCTGCAATTTTGAAATAATGGATATATATGAACTCACGCATGAAATTATGTATCTCACTATGTTGGGAAGGAGTAAACATCAAATTTTATCGGATAATTTAGAATACCTGCGAGCTGTTATTCACAGTCTTTTAGATAGAATGATAACGGAAAAAAATATAGATTTAATTGCAGAATTAATATTGGTAAGTCAATTATTGAATATTGAGCTTGACGGAAAAATAAAAGACAACTCTTATGTATTGTTGGATGCTTTTTTGGAACAAAATATAAATAAGTGCGGTATAAGTATAATACTGAATAAGCAATTTAATAAGATATATCATCAAATGCTTGTTATTTCTTTATTGAGGTAA
- a CDS encoding ABC transporter ATP-binding protein: MDKSAFKKLKKRVPINVGSIVFACVLVGLGTVVSFAIPWFAKLILDGNESKQYLITLTCAVLVSAAVSVIGRYIFNKCAIVWISKLRSGIADHIFGVKMKFFNKKNSSELSSEILNFTEKIKDLFTSTTMHLISIAISSISVAVLFVLSWKLTLVMMGSLLALVIVISPISSMNSKVYKKNQEALNKLIGALSSIFLEIKLVKSYTAEKTEATRIGNLNTEVKKLSVKSVKIEAGIEPVIMTIFILNLFFIFVYGGSLVAKNEMTIGALIAFCLYLFQIITPMVNIGNFFKDIKSLNEISDNIVKIFELETEETGTRPVGDVLKTESIKFDNVSFKYDDEAVILKDLSLEIEPKKTIAIVGPSGSGKSTLFSLLERFYNEYEGRISIGNTDINEFDLKDWRKKISYVQQISSTTEDSILNNLTYGNDGPVPSELVEASLKKAGIYDYVNSLPEKLNTIVQEKGSNFSSGQLQRLMIARALIKQPDILLLDEITASLDSENELLVKTTLDSIKNEKTIVIIAHRLSTVTSADKIVFLDGGKITGIGTHEELLKTHALYEKYVNNQLI, encoded by the coding sequence ATGGATAAATCGGCATTTAAGAAGTTAAAAAAAAGGGTTCCTATAAATGTGGGATCTATTGTTTTTGCCTGTGTCTTGGTCGGACTTGGAACGGTTGTAAGTTTTGCAATCCCTTGGTTTGCTAAACTTATTTTAGATGGAAACGAAAGCAAACAATATCTTATAACATTAACCTGTGCGGTTTTGGTGTCGGCAGCGGTAAGCGTTATAGGCAGATATATATTTAACAAATGTGCAATTGTGTGGATTTCTAAGCTGCGTTCCGGTATTGCAGACCATATTTTCGGTGTTAAAATGAAATTTTTTAACAAAAAAAATTCCAGTGAATTAAGCAGCGAGATATTAAACTTTACCGAAAAAATAAAAGACCTGTTTACTTCAACTACAATGCATCTGATATCGATAGCTATAAGTTCCATAAGTGTTGCGGTTCTTTTTGTTTTAAGCTGGAAACTCACATTAGTGATGATGGGTTCTTTGCTTGCTCTTGTTATAGTTATTTCACCTATCAGTTCTATGAACTCTAAGGTGTACAAAAAAAATCAAGAAGCTCTCAATAAGCTTATCGGTGCGTTAAGCAGTATTTTTTTAGAAATAAAACTTGTTAAAAGTTATACAGCCGAAAAAACCGAAGCAACGCGGATAGGTAATTTAAATACGGAAGTAAAAAAATTATCGGTTAAATCCGTTAAGATTGAAGCCGGTATAGAGCCTGTCATTATGACAATCTTTATACTAAATTTGTTTTTTATCTTTGTATACGGCGGTTCGTTGGTTGCTAAAAATGAAATGACCATAGGTGCTTTGATCGCATTTTGTTTATATCTTTTTCAAATAATTACACCCATGGTTAATATAGGAAACTTTTTTAAGGACATAAAAAGCTTAAATGAAATATCGGATAATATCGTAAAAATATTTGAACTTGAAACCGAAGAAACCGGAACAAGACCGGTGGGCGATGTTTTAAAAACCGAAAGCATTAAATTCGATAATGTTTCATTTAAATATGATGACGAAGCGGTAATTTTAAAGGACTTGTCTTTAGAGATAGAGCCTAAAAAAACTATAGCCATTGTAGGCCCGAGCGGAAGCGGTAAGTCTACTCTTTTTAGTTTGTTGGAACGCTTTTATAATGAGTATGAAGGAAGGATCAGTATTGGAAACACCGATATAAACGAATTTGATTTAAAGGACTGGCGTAAAAAAATAAGCTATGTTCAGCAAATAAGCTCAACGACAGAAGACAGTATTCTTAACAATCTTACTTACGGGAATGACGGCCCTGTTCCATCCGAACTTGTAGAAGCCTCTCTTAAAAAAGCAGGTATATATGATTATGTAAACAGCTTACCCGAAAAGTTAAATACCATTGTGCAAGAAAAGGGAAGCAACTTTTCAAGCGGACAGCTTCAGCGCCTAATGATTGCACGGGCCTTAATCAAACAGCCGGATATTCTCCTCCTTGATGAAATAACTGCGAGCCTGGACAGTGAAAATGAACTTTTGGTAAAAACTACTTTAGATTCTATAAAGAACGAAAAAACTATAGTAATCATTGCTCATCGTCTTTCAACGGTAACCAGTGCGGATAAGATTGTATTTTTGGACGGAGGTAAGATAACCGGAATCGGTACCCATGAGGAGCTTTTAAAAACTCATGCTCTATATGAAAAATATGTAAATAACCAATTGATATAG
- a CDS encoding lipoate--protein ligase, with product MKYLETYSNDPEYNLAFEEYCFRHLPLENDEYFFLWQNGPAVIIGKNQNAYQEVNDDYVSEHNLKVVRRITGGGAVYHDLGNLNFSFVAKTKENQTIDFKRYYIPIINALEKIGVKAELSGRNDVTIDGQKCIGASQSVWQGRVLSNGCILFDVRLEELSKALNVRKEKLESKGVKSVRARVTNIKPHLKRDISVSDFKAELLKAIFDLEGQEPVEYKLSASELEGVKKIYAERFSLKEWNYGASPKAEYSHYERFPIGSIEVFFNVKNAKISDLKIHGDFFGTKDVAEIEKLLEGCEYEKNAVNKKLAETDLKAYFGAIEKDEFIGMFFR from the coding sequence ATGAAATACTTAGAAACTTATTCAAATGATCCTGAATATAATTTGGCTTTTGAGGAATATTGTTTTAGGCATCTGCCGCTTGAAAACGATGAATACTTTTTTTTATGGCAGAATGGGCCTGCCGTAATTATAGGTAAAAATCAAAATGCTTATCAGGAAGTAAATGATGATTATGTGAGTGAGCATAATCTTAAGGTTGTCCGCCGCATAACCGGAGGCGGGGCCGTATATCATGACCTCGGCAATTTAAATTTTTCTTTTGTTGCAAAAACAAAGGAAAATCAAACGATTGATTTTAAACGCTATTATATTCCGATTATAAATGCCTTGGAAAAAATCGGCGTTAAGGCGGAGCTTTCCGGCAGAAACGATGTTACTATAGACGGACAAAAATGTATCGGTGCTTCACAGTCGGTTTGGCAGGGAAGAGTTTTGAGTAACGGCTGTATTCTTTTTGATGTCCGCTTGGAAGAACTTTCAAAAGCTCTTAATGTGCGTAAAGAAAAGCTTGAATCAAAGGGCGTAAAAAGCGTTCGAGCCAGGGTTACAAATATAAAGCCCCACTTAAAGCGGGATATTTCGGTTTCGGATTTTAAGGCCGAATTATTAAAAGCTATCTTTGACCTTGAAGGTCAAGAACCTGTAGAATACAAACTTTCCGCCTCGGAGCTTGAAGGGGTAAAAAAAATATATGCCGAAAGGTTTTCCCTTAAAGAATGGAACTATGGAGCTTCTCCCAAGGCCGAATACTCCCACTATGAAAGGTTCCCCATAGGAAGCATTGAGGTGTTTTTTAACGTTAAAAATGCAAAGATTTCCGATTTAAAAATTCACGGAGACTTTTTCGGTACAAAGGATGTTGCCGAAATTGAAAAACTCTTGGAAGGCTGCGAATACGAAAAAAATGCCGTAAACAAAAAACTTGCAGAAACCGATTTAAAAGCCTATTTCGGTGCAATCGAAAAAGACGAATTTATTGGAATGTTTTTTAGATAA
- a CDS encoding ATP-binding cassette domain-containing protein — translation MERPIKIHEGTFYYSKHKVFQNLNIEILAQKVTCILGESGAGKTTLLKIISGNLELKSGRIENRPARGSYAMAYQDMRLIPHLTAVENIEYVLDSKNSSKLENKKKALFYLEALGLSGFENFLPAELSGGMQRRTGLARALSYPAPLLLLDEAFDSLDEKNKYKVADLFLSIVKKEKRTAVCVTHDAPFAKKIADKIIEI, via the coding sequence ATGGAAAGGCCGATTAAAATACATGAGGGAACCTTTTATTACTCTAAGCATAAGGTTTTTCAAAACCTCAATATTGAAATCCTTGCACAAAAAGTTACCTGTATTTTAGGCGAATCGGGGGCCGGAAAAACTACCCTCTTAAAAATTATTTCAGGGAATCTTGAATTAAAATCGGGAAGAATAGAAAATCGGCCGGCTCGCGGAAGCTATGCAATGGCCTATCAAGACATGCGCCTTATTCCTCATCTAACTGCCGTAGAAAATATAGAATATGTTTTGGATTCAAAAAATTCTTCAAAACTTGAAAATAAAAAAAAGGCTCTTTTTTATTTAGAAGCTTTAGGCCTTTCCGGCTTTGAAAACTTTTTACCCGCCGAGCTTTCAGGAGGAATGCAAAGGAGAACAGGACTTGCCAGAGCGCTAAGCTATCCCGCGCCGCTTCTTCTTCTCGATGAAGCATTCGATTCCCTCGACGAAAAAAATAAGTACAAGGTTGCCGATCTTTTTTTATCGATTGTCAAAAAAGAAAAGCGCACCGCAGTCTGCGTAACCCACGATGCACCCTTTGCAAAAAAAATCGCCGACAAGATAATTGAGATATAG
- a CDS encoding DUF1667 domain-containing protein, whose protein sequence is MNRELIKEKFTCVSCPRGCKLSVFKEESGEITVTGNLCKGGELYAMQEIKDPRRNISSTVIIEGGVLSSLPVKTSSPIPKALIFDVMKEINTVKTQAPKKMGDVIIENVLNTGIDIVASRSVRVKNGKAD, encoded by the coding sequence ATGAATAGAGAATTGATAAAAGAAAAATTTACATGTGTGTCCTGTCCGCGGGGCTGTAAACTTTCGGTATTTAAAGAAGAGTCGGGAGAAATTACCGTTACAGGAAATTTATGCAAGGGCGGCGAACTTTACGCAATGCAGGAAATTAAGGACCCTAGAAGAAACATCAGCTCGACCGTAATAATCGAGGGCGGAGTTCTTTCCTCCCTTCCCGTAAAAACCTCAAGCCCAATTCCTAAGGCCTTAATCTTCGATGTAATGAAAGAAATAAACACCGTCAAAACTCAAGCTCCTAAAAAGATGGGCGATGTGATAATTGAAAATGTGCTGAACACAGGAATAGATATAGTCGCAAGCCGCTCAGTAAGGGTTAAAAATGGAAAGGCCGATTAA
- a CDS encoding NAD(P)/FAD-dependent oxidoreductase, whose protein sequence is MININDKKDCSNCNNEYEVAVIGGGPAGLAAALEAKKNGASSVLIIERDFELGGILNQCIHAGFGLHEFKEELTGPEYAERFINMVKKEDIDILLNTMVIDLTKEREITIIGTQGLKKIKAGAVVLAMGCRERTAGAIALKGYRPSGVFNAGMAQRLMNIEGLSVGKEVVIYGSGDIGLIMARRMTLEGAKVKAVVEIMPYSSGLNRNIAQCLEDYGIPLFLSHSISCVRGKDRVTGVTIAQIDSSFKEIPGTEKEFSCDTVLLSVGLIPENELTQKAGVALNPITNGAFVDNGMETETSGIFACGNVLHVHDIVDFVTKESRTAGKNAALFAQKNKKGESTENKFGTNTSGSAFIKTIAKKGIRYIVPNKINTGNIDGASLFMRVDSVYKNARLIIKSGEQILAQKKTSQMVPSEMINIPLNFITLKTLTQDITAEVILDE, encoded by the coding sequence ATGATAAACATAAACGATAAAAAAGATTGCAGCAATTGCAATAACGAATACGAGGTCGCCGTTATAGGCGGAGGCCCTGCAGGTTTGGCGGCAGCCCTCGAAGCCAAAAAAAACGGAGCATCTTCCGTTCTTATAATAGAAAGGGATTTTGAACTCGGCGGAATCTTAAATCAATGTATTCATGCAGGCTTCGGCCTTCACGAATTTAAAGAAGAATTAACCGGTCCCGAATATGCAGAACGCTTTATAAACATGGTAAAAAAAGAGGACATAGATATCCTCCTCAATACAATGGTAATAGACTTAACAAAGGAAAGAGAAATTACCATCATCGGCACACAAGGATTAAAAAAAATAAAAGCCGGAGCCGTAGTGCTTGCTATGGGCTGCCGAGAGCGCACGGCAGGAGCCATCGCACTAAAAGGTTACCGCCCATCCGGCGTTTTTAATGCAGGCATGGCCCAACGCCTTATGAACATCGAAGGTCTTTCTGTCGGAAAAGAAGTAGTAATCTACGGCTCAGGAGATATCGGTTTAATCATGGCCCGCCGCATGACATTAGAAGGAGCCAAGGTAAAGGCAGTTGTCGAAATCATGCCCTACTCAAGCGGCCTAAACCGGAACATAGCCCAATGCCTTGAAGACTACGGTATTCCTCTTTTTTTAAGCCACAGCATATCCTGCGTCCGCGGAAAGGACAGGGTTACGGGAGTTACAATAGCCCAAATAGATTCTTCCTTTAAGGAAATCCCCGGAACCGAAAAAGAATTTTCCTGTGATACGGTGCTCCTTTCCGTAGGTCTAATCCCCGAAAACGAACTTACCCAAAAGGCAGGCGTAGCTCTCAACCCGATAACGAACGGAGCCTTTGTCGATAACGGAATGGAAACCGAAACAAGCGGAATCTTTGCCTGCGGAAATGTTCTACATGTTCATGACATTGTAGACTTTGTTACAAAAGAAAGCAGAACTGCCGGAAAAAACGCAGCCCTTTTTGCTCAAAAAAATAAAAAGGGAGAAAGCACGGAAAACAAATTTGGCACAAATACCTCCGGCTCCGCTTTTATTAAAACAATAGCTAAAAAAGGAATCCGCTACATTGTTCCGAATAAAATAAATACGGGGAACATCGACGGAGCATCCCTCTTTATGAGAGTTGACTCGGTTTATAAAAATGCCCGCCTGATAATTAAATCGGGTGAACAAATTCTTGCACAAAAGAAAACAAGTCAGATGGTTCCGTCCGAGATGATCAACATTCCCTTAAACTTTATTACTTTAAAGACCCTAACCCAAGACATAACTGCGGAGGTAATTTTAGATGAATAG
- a CDS encoding NAD(P)/FAD-dependent oxidoreductase yields MYNIIIIGAGVVGACIARELSKYELKIAVLEKELEFGCGTSKANSGIIHGGYDAKEGSLKAKLNVRGNFLVRSLKEKLDLRFKQLGSLVIAFNEEDQKELSTLYERGLKNGVEGLEIWNREKLLKEEPNVSKEALGALYCGTAGVICPFDMTAAFMENAVINGVDFLPENEVTAIEKENEAYTIKTKSSKTEQNVFKTKLVINAAGLYSDKIAKMAGDDNFKILPRRGEYRLFDKSYTKLVNHICFQAPSKMGKGILVLPSYHGNFLVGPSAENIDDAEDTSVSAQGLAQVEEKALKTVPSLNFKNTIRIFAGVRARPDTGDFMIYASKNSKGIIHAGGIESPGLSSAPAIGEYVAELVKKEADDLKIPFNKKKNFNENRRAIRHFAELSAEEQDSLIKENPLYGHVICRCETVTEAEIVEAIHRPAGARTVDGIKRRVRPGSGRCQGGFCEPHVLQILSRELKIPIEKIQKDRRNSPIVYGKLKGGAE; encoded by the coding sequence ATGTACAACATAATCATCATTGGGGCAGGAGTCGTAGGCGCCTGCATTGCACGGGAACTTTCCAAGTACGAATTAAAAATAGCCGTCCTCGAAAAAGAATTGGAATTCGGCTGCGGTACAAGCAAAGCCAATAGCGGAATTATTCACGGGGGCTATGACGCAAAGGAAGGCTCTTTAAAGGCAAAGCTAAATGTAAGAGGTAATTTTTTAGTGCGCAGCTTAAAAGAAAAATTGGATCTGCGCTTTAAACAATTAGGCTCTCTGGTTATAGCCTTTAACGAAGAAGATCAAAAAGAACTTTCCACCCTCTACGAACGAGGTTTAAAAAACGGAGTTGAAGGCTTGGAAATCTGGAACAGGGAAAAGCTTTTAAAGGAAGAACCCAATGTTTCAAAAGAAGCCTTGGGAGCCCTCTACTGCGGAACAGCCGGAGTCATCTGTCCCTTCGATATGACGGCAGCCTTTATGGAAAATGCCGTAATAAACGGAGTTGACTTTCTTCCCGAAAACGAAGTTACCGCAATTGAAAAAGAAAATGAAGCCTATACAATTAAAACCAAATCAAGCAAAACGGAACAAAATGTTTTTAAAACCAAGCTGGTGATAAATGCAGCGGGACTTTACTCCGATAAGATTGCAAAGATGGCAGGAGATGATAACTTTAAAATTCTCCCCCGCCGCGGGGAATACCGCCTCTTTGATAAAAGCTATACCAAGCTTGTAAATCACATCTGTTTTCAGGCCCCCTCAAAGATGGGAAAGGGCATCTTAGTTCTTCCCTCCTATCACGGGAATTTTTTAGTCGGTCCTTCAGCAGAAAATATCGACGATGCCGAAGACACATCCGTTTCAGCCCAAGGTTTGGCTCAGGTAGAAGAAAAGGCTCTAAAAACCGTACCCTCCCTCAATTTTAAAAACACCATCCGTATTTTTGCAGGGGTCAGGGCAAGACCCGATACGGGAGACTTTATGATATATGCTTCAAAAAATTCCAAGGGAATTATACACGCAGGCGGAATCGAATCGCCTGGGTTGAGCTCGGCTCCCGCCATCGGAGAATATGTTGCAGAGCTCGTAAAAAAAGAAGCCGATGACTTAAAAATCCCCTTCAATAAAAAGAAAAATTTTAACGAAAATCGAAGAGCAATCAGACATTTTGCCGAGCTTAGTGCAGAAGAACAGGATTCTCTTATAAAAGAAAATCCGCTCTACGGCCATGTTATCTGCCGCTGCGAAACCGTAACCGAAGCAGAAATCGTCGAGGCCATTCACCGCCCTGCGGGAGCCCGCACGGTTGACGGCATAAAAAGGCGGGTACGCCCCGGTTCGGGAAGATGTCAGGGAGGCTTTTGCGAGCCCCATGTTCTCCAAATCCTTTCAAGAGAATTAAAAATCCCTATCGAAAAAATTCAAAAGGACAGAAGAAATTCTCCGATTGTTTACGGAAAACTAAAGGGCGGTGCGGAATGA
- a CDS encoding Fic family protein, producing the protein MSYEPPFKITSKAINLISQISADIERFKIRLEQEDGVRLRKINRMKTIQGSLAIEGNTLTEEQVTALIEGKHVIAPMREIQEVKNAIKVYEKCMSFNPYKEKDLLKAHGILTMGLLDNPGHFRKGGVCIAGKNGISHIAPPADRVPFLMSDLFDWLKNSDYHPLIKSCVFHYEFEFIHPFEDGNGRMGRLWHSRILADWNPIFIHLPIENMILKNQAAYYKALEQSTDKNDSGIFIDFMLEIIVKTMKNSRKKSTVNETVNETVNETVNPIIKYLKENPEISYEQLAEKMGKSRATISRKISELKKAGIIKRIGADKNGYWQIVDKK; encoded by the coding sequence ATGAGTTACGAACCTCCATTTAAAATTACGTCAAAAGCTATAAATTTGATTTCTCAAATATCCGCAGACATTGAACGCTTCAAAATAAGACTTGAACAAGAAGACGGTGTAAGACTGCGTAAAATAAACCGAATGAAAACGATACAAGGCTCTCTTGCAATTGAGGGTAATACATTAACCGAAGAACAGGTTACTGCCTTAATTGAGGGGAAACATGTTATAGCTCCCATGCGAGAAATTCAAGAAGTAAAAAATGCAATTAAGGTTTATGAAAAATGTATGTCCTTCAATCCTTATAAAGAAAAAGACTTATTAAAGGCTCATGGAATTTTGACTATGGGTCTTCTCGATAATCCGGGACACTTTAGAAAAGGAGGAGTCTGTATAGCCGGAAAAAACGGCATAAGTCACATAGCCCCGCCAGCCGATCGAGTTCCATTTTTAATGAGCGATCTATTTGATTGGCTTAAAAATAGCGATTACCATCCCCTTATAAAAAGCTGCGTTTTCCATTATGAGTTTGAGTTTATTCATCCGTTTGAAGACGGAAACGGAAGAATGGGACGCTTATGGCACTCCAGAATTCTTGCAGATTGGAATCCTATATTTATTCACCTCCCCATCGAAAATATGATTTTAAAAAATCAAGCGGCATATTATAAGGCACTTGAGCAAAGCACGGATAAAAACGATTCGGGTATTTTTATAGATTTTATGCTTGAAATAATAGTCAAAACAATGAAAAATAGCCGCAAAAAGAGTACTGTAAATGAGACTGTAAATGAGACTGTAAATGAGACTGTAAATCCGATAATAAAATACCTAAAAGAAAATCCTGAAATATCGTATGAGCAGCTTGCCGAAAAAATGGGAAAATCGAGGGCAACCATAAGCCGAAAAATTTCGGAGCTAAAAAAAGCAGGTATAATCAAACGCATCGGTGCCGATAAAAACGGCTATTGGCAAATCGTAGATAAAAAATAG
- a CDS encoding M28 family peptidase, with the protein MIKENEDKLLNSDLFKAFLKKDLNRCDFISQWLSAHNVPHSIVNLAQKKHIIIKYPAQFYDKNFKMKTLTAHYDRAPDTQGANDNSASCFILMNFAKKLCSYTKPHNIKIIFTDGEEAGAAGLKEQGAYTLGTGLKKLKMDGDDIFVFDMCGRGDTLILSRSGIFGRDKAKTKRLDELHKRAELLAQRACPNQWLSMLTAYSDNAGFIAAGLFAQVITVLPRKEAETLLHCLPKEKLTGQNKTAMGELTDMVIKNQKPPQGSPFEKIIPFTWQLMHTADDKIETLNSEAFTLTEKYLTALAENYR; encoded by the coding sequence ATGATTAAGGAAAATGAAGATAAGCTGCTTAATTCCGATTTGTTTAAAGCCTTTTTAAAAAAAGACCTTAACCGCTGTGATTTTATATCGCAGTGGTTAAGTGCTCACAATGTTCCCCACAGCATAGTAAACCTTGCACAAAAAAAACACATCATCATAAAATACCCTGCACAATTTTATGATAAGAACTTTAAAATGAAAACCCTTACAGCCCACTATGACAGGGCTCCCGATACCCAAGGAGCTAACGACAATTCAGCCTCTTGTTTTATCCTCATGAACTTTGCAAAAAAACTATGCTCTTACACAAAACCTCACAACATAAAAATCATCTTTACGGACGGGGAAGAAGCAGGAGCCGCAGGCCTTAAAGAACAAGGAGCATACACTCTCGGAACAGGATTAAAAAAGCTTAAAATGGATGGGGACGATATCTTTGTATTCGATATGTGCGGAAGGGGCGATACCCTAATCCTTTCACGTTCCGGAATTTTCGGACGGGATAAAGCAAAGACAAAGAGGCTCGACGAGCTGCATAAGAGGGCCGAACTCCTAGCTCAAAGAGCTTGTCCCAATCAATGGCTTTCAATGCTTACGGCTTACAGCGACAATGCAGGCTTTATCGCTGCCGGCCTTTTTGCACAGGTCATAACCGTTCTTCCAAGAAAAGAAGCCGAGACTCTTTTACACTGCCTCCCGAAAGAAAAACTCACCGGACAAAACAAAACTGCCATGGGCGAGCTCACGGACATGGTAATAAAAAATCAAAAACCGCCTCAAGGCTCCCCCTTCGAAAAAATAATTCCATTTACATGGCAGTTAATGCATACCGCTGATGACAAGATTGAAACTCTTAATAGCGAAGCCTTTACCCTCACCGAAAAATATCTTACAGCCTTGGCAGAGAATTACCGCTAA